AAAGAAGCACTACGGGCCAGGTGGTGGTTACAGCTTCTTTTCCGGGCGTGATGGCTCCAGGGCATTCGTCAGTGGAGATTTCACTGAACAGGGGCTGACAGACGACGTCTCAGGCTTCACGACAGCTGAAGTTCTCACGCTGGAAGAATGGGAAGGGTTCTACAGGAGAGACTACACCTATGTTGGCAAACTGATCGGGAACTTTTATGATGTTAATGGCAAATCAACTGCTGCACTTGCCCAGTACAAAGAGACCCTCCAAAAAGCATTGGCTGAAAAAAAGGCAGAAGAGGACCTGAGACAGATTTTCCCTCCCTGCAATTCTCAGTGGAGTCAAGGTGGACACACCCATGTGTGGTGCACAGATCGTAGCGGAGGAATTCAGAGAGACTGGGTGGGTGTTCCCAGGCAGTTTTATGAACCGGGAAAAGCACAAGAAAAAGCgagatgtgtctgtgtgcggaACAAGGGGCCACCATCAGATTCTCAGCACAGTGATTCACACAAAAACCGTGGGGACCTGGACAACCCTAATCTGAAAGCATATGATGGCTGTGATGTCAATGCAGACTCTTGTTCATACATCAAAAGTGGAGATTGAAACTGATATAGTAAGATATCTATTAAATTTAATACCTTGATGAATTGGGCATATAtagatcaacagaaaaaaaatatgatgaaTTGGCAATGAAtctaaaagtaaaaataaaaccctcaaaaagcttctttttttccccttgaaaagaaggttcttttctttcagttggTGCAGTACAGTCAACATTCAACACAATGAGAGAAAAACATGAAGACATTTGACCTTCAGTGAAATCAGCACCATTTATTTTACTTAATGACAACAAACTGACTGTGGTGCATACAGCTTTCTAGTTGTATGGATTGACAACTAACACCACTAATGCAGGACTGATGATTATAAATTTATATAATCATGAtattgatagaaagaaagattaaCTCATTGCTTAATCTTAACAAAAACATGTGAGATGTGCAGAGAGTGTAGGGGAGGGTGTACACTATTgtaaaagtttctctctctctatatatatatatatgtgtgtgtgtgtgtacagtcattGATAAGTGTGATAGCATATGTGGTTGGGTTTGTTAGAAGGATATGATATTGTAATAATCAGATTGTTGACCTTCTTCAGAattgcttcatcatcatcctatGATTTTATAGAGGTAATGACTGTGTCACCAGCCATGTACTGATGTAGAACAGTTGTGTACTTCCCATCTGCATAcatatgtttttgtgtttgtctgtgtgttgtttgtatctgtgtgtgtgtgtgtgatctgcttTTGAAACACACCTAGAGCTAAATCTATGAATAGCGATTGTATGAATTCACATTATTTTTATTCTCTTTAattctgtttattgttgttggtggtggcagtggtggtggtggtgttggtatacttgtgagggggggggggggtggattcagAAACTGTTCTGTGCATGCAGAAATGAAAGTTTTATGGGCAATGTCATCTTTTGGGACACGTTTGGGCACAAGCCATGCATGGGATTATCAAAgccttgagatttttttttcattggtgtcatcctttctttttctttctatttttttcagaTAAAAACATCTGTGCCATCTGCTTTAGCAAAGGTGCCAGTAACCTGGTCTGCAATGCTTATGGATTTTAAGGaatgggtgacgggcgcaatagccgagtggttaaagcgttggactttcaatctgagggacctgggttcgaatcacggtgacggcgcctggtgggtaaagggtggagatttttacgatctcccaggtcaacatatgtgcagacctgctagtgcctgaacccccttcgtgtgtaaacgcatgcagaagatcaaatacgcacgttaaagatcctgtaatccatgtcagcgttcggtgggttatggaaacaagaacatacccagcatgcacacccccgaaagcggagtatgactgcctacatggcggggtaaaaacggtcatgcacataaaagcccactcgtgtacatgcgagtgaacgtgggagttgcagcccccgaacgcagaagaagaagaataaggaatgGGTGTAGAAGAGTCTGttgagagacaacagacaactgtttttatttttgatacttttttccccccatgtttgtttttgttgcaaaGCTGTTTCAGTATTGGGTgatcctgaaaaaaaagaaaagcctcatgatttaaaaaaaaaaaaattaatatctggcacacaacacaaaacttaaCACAGTTGTTAGTAACAAAAATACTCTGCACAGTAATATGTTTTATTGGTGTCTTTCATTTTGAATGAACAAATGTTGAACTTTATCCCTTGCATGCTCAAATGAAAATGTTTACAGTTTTGAGTATATTGTAGAGCTCTCTTTAGTGCTTAaagtatttggaaaaaaaaaaaaagaaattaaaatgaGAGCATCAGGTGCTTCTTCTACTGGGCATTCACAACCACGCCATTGGTCCAGTTCTGGCaatgtctgcgtagccatgtgtcgtagagtgcgtgcactgccggttttgactagatcatgccccttagagaggccactgtggcgccgtcttcggtaatctcctgttctggtaacggtttacagttggccgggttttctcttgggagttttccttctcttggaagaactgcctgctgaggctaacggactccatctgcccggatttttcctgagggttgactcccgaagcctttcctatgagtgggtatggccgcaaggcagcggaggtttgaaatcagagttttccttctcttagatgagctgtcttcccagactgatgagccccatctacccaaagcactggttttcaggcgccaggtgacccgccttcgccccttctcctatcagtagtagcagttccgccgggcttatatctaagccacacgagcaggctaggagatggacttagttgtcagaggctgttggagacgcgcgccgtgaggggcattttatagacaatgggagcttgtccccattgccacccctcggctatgacaaccttgggaccAGTTCTGGCAATGAATGACGTCGTTTTGACCAGCTCTTCTTGGTTGCCATATACTTTGGAGCGTTTGTTGCCAGCTGAAATTATAGGGGCTAATATTTGAATATATGCtgtagcatctttttttttttgtaatgttaaCACAGATAATTCATTATGACTGTCATTATTTATTTCCATTCAATCCTCCCTAAAGGTTTATTGAGTGTACActctatagatatatatgtgtgtgtttatatatatatatatatagagagagagagagattaatctcTGTGTTTTATCATTTTTCACACTAAatatttcattatcttttttcattctttacacCACCCTTTATGGGCATCCTTGGGAATTTATCAGATTGTGATTTTTCTCTGGCTgtgattgagggggtggggggctgggggaggggttgCTAGTATACTGAGGAGTTCACAGGGGGCAAAACTGCAGTCGTATCAGGTATACAATTTGTTGTCTCCCTCAGAGAGAAATGAATGACTCCCAGTTGCTGTCTAGTTTTGAAGGATTTATTGTCTTTCCAAGCCCTCTTGGACTTCttcttattgtttatttattttgtttattaccattgtgttgggtttgtttttttctctcaatttttctagtttttttatttatttattttttaaaatattttttaacaaTGATGGAAACGTTTTGTTGTTACCTGcacatattatatgtatatatatatatatatatatatatatatatatatataaaacgaaagagagcacacagagagtgTGCATTATTTACTTTTATGTTTATTTTGATAGTTTTTGgtctttatattataattaattaTTGCTGTAATTTACATGAGAAAACTCAGCAGAAACATTTCTGATATATCGGTTTGTAGGACAAAATTTTTATATATTGATTCAGAATAGGACTTCTGATTGaagtgtataatttttttttattttttttttttaaaattaaccaCTTTAGAAAAACATATTTAATAAAAATTACTTCTGCTATTGCTTTGACATGAAGTGTGACGTGTACACTGACACCAGGCTATGGAGAAAGACTGCACAGTGCAGGTTTCTGGTCGATTCACAGGATTTTCTTTTTCAAGTGAAGATGCTGTTTTGTTCcttttcagacgggcgcaatagccgagtggttaaagcgttggactgtcaatctgagggtcccgggttcgaatcacggtgacggcgcctggtgggtaaagggtggagatttttacgatctcccaggtcaacatatgtgcagacctgcttagtgcctgaaccctcttcatgtgtatacgcaagcagaagataaatacgcacgttaaagatcctgtaaaccatgtcagcgttcggtgggttatggaaacaagaacatacccagcatgcacacccctgaaaacagagtatggctgcctacatggcggggtaaaaacggtcacacactcgtgtgcatacgagtgaacacagaagaagaagaagaagaagttcctttTCATTTCTCTACTTCACTCACACAGCTTTGTCACGCTCCTTTCAGTCTGTACCCCTCCTGAATCTTGATGCTGGGTTGCTGATAATTAATTCCTTGAAGAAACACAAACGATCCCAAGGTCAGCGCTCTTTCCACCGTCTTGGCCCAGTGGTATGGAACAAACTGCTGACAtgtggattccccagttcagttctAAAAACGTCTAAAACCACACCTCTTCCAATCTGCTTACCATCTTCCTGACAATTGTGCTTCTTggctgtatgtgtacatgtgtgtttgcgtgtgcatgtgcttgtttatgtatggTATGTCATTTTTAAACGCATGTACATGGTCATAGTTATTTATAACTTTTATTGTTAATGCCACAAGTTCCTTGTCTGGAAGATGTGTGCAGTCTGCATTATTATTTTTCAAATTTTGATAACAGTTAGCCATCAtgcgatgattgtgtgtgtgtaagactggtCTGTGGTCTACATGCAGTTATGTACATTCTCCATGTAATTGTGTATTATACAAATGAACAGGGTTAGCACTCATGCATGTCtgaaacatctgttgaccagaTTCTGCCGGAACTCAAACCAAGAAATCTCACAGATTGTTGTTGATCCATGAGTTAAGAGTGAACTGTTGATGTTGCAttgctgttggtgtgttgttgagtGTGAACTGATGTATTGTTTCGGAGCTTTTTAAAAATTCTGTTAATGTATAATTTATAATTTCATATATTTCTTCCCTTGTGTAACATAGGAACTTGCGTTATGATTCATCTGTGaaaacttattttattttaaagtctCACAAATGTGTGTACTGACATATTTGCATTGAACAgtggatgggttgggtttttttctttttttaataaaaaattcgaaaacaaaaaacccagttttTTATACTTTATGTATTGTCTACTTGTATGTTGCATGAACTGGATCAAATTCTTTTCAAAATCTTCTGgtctgtgaaaaacaaacaaacccagttcTTTCCATAGCTCCACTGTCAGTCTGTTCCCAACACAATCTTTGCAGTGGATGGTAAGGTATATAGAATATTCAAGTTTGTGATTAACAGGTCATGGAAATATTACAGGTGATGTATCTTTTCTCCATTTTATGGACCGGGCAAAGTTTGCTTCAGTGGACTCAACTAAGCAGTGTTCATTTAACTTTACGTTGCTAAGATGTCCCAAAGTTGAATGCATAGCAGAGTTAAATTTTTATGACCTGAGATGCCAAACCCCTGTCCCGtctttgtaggaacaatcaggaaatttggtaggaaggcaaaaaactaaagtttataaaaaccttttgggtggtagttgaatcctctttgttttgacacgacgtttcggaccataggcccgttgtcaagttgTCCCTTGACAATGGGCCTATGGTCCAAAATGtcatgtcaaaacaaagaggattcaactaccacccaaaaggtttttataaactttagttttttgtctttgaagaatcctgcagtcatttttgtcttcttccttggTAGGAAggttctgaatttggtaggaacacttcgACTcccagccacatcagcaaacatacattttatctacaaggcatacaaatgcttgggcctacctgcaacacgaTGTAACTtatgattaagctgattggtcgactcaatgctgtttcagtgtaaacacgcacacaattagctgagcatcatcacgttaGACCAAGGTTATTAGCAGCTGGCCTCGTGATCGACAGATCTAGCATgcctgggtaatgttacaacaggaaaaccTGTGACCATGCTATGTCGTCGAAAATGAACTGGTCtgaagacgggcgccatagccgaatggttaaagcattggacttttgagtgtcccgggttcgaatcacagtgacggcgcctggtgggtaaagggtggagatttttacgatctcccaggtcaacatatgtgcagacctgctagtgcctgaacccccttcgtgtgtatacgcaagcagatcaaatacgcacgttaaagatcctgtaatccatgtcagcgttcggtgggttatggaaacaagaacatacccagcatgcacacccccgaaagcggagtatggctgcctacatggcggggtagaaacagtcatacacgtaaaaagcccactcgcgtatatacaagtgaacgtgggagttgaagcccatgaacgcagaactGGTATGAACAATTTTGAGGTTGGCGTAACGTCAGAACAAACTACGAGTGaaacaaaatacagtgaaatcAGAACAGTTGGCATCTCTAAATGACCTACTGACTGATGCCAGTTGTTCACATCTTGGTTTGGTGAGGGTTGTGTTGTTTGAGGGGGTGAATCCTGGACGTCTGGGTAGAGGGTACCATGGGGGAGTACTGGCTCTCtgtagaagggtgaagtcctggaatGCTCAGTGTGTGCTggtagttttaactctctccatacgaacggcaaaagagatgacgttaacagcgtttcagcccaattaccatcatcaaaatattgcaagcggaaggctcttacactgaagaggtgaatgttgacaaagaataccacaattctgatgacggaagcttaaggttgggtcattcagacacccactgaacatccgaggggtctgtgtagagaagagagggctggccgtactgagtaagttaaagaTGTTTGTCATTTAAGTGTGATGTTTGTATTGTGCGTTTCTGAGTTAACTGCCAAATCATCTGCACTATGGCTCTGGTTAAAAcagctcattcacacacacaaaaaggagaaTACGgctcaataacacacacaaaaaggagaaTACggctcattcacatacacacaaaggagaacacggctcattcacatacacacaaaaaggagtTCACAAACTTATGcgtagttgtgtttgtttttttaatcaaatgcATTGTATTCAATACAAGCAAATAAAATGCTTTCATTAACACAAATTCCATTAAACTTAATAAATGTttgataattgaaaaaaaaaaaaaaaatctggcatgACTATTTCTAATATACAAGTATCTATGATACGTAAAGACTACAAAAGtacaataaataaaaagcaatCTTAATAATTGGTCAATATGTATTGTCAGGTTGTAAAGTTAATAAACTTCCATGCCAGAATATGACTCTTGCTGTAAGtttgaaagggggaggggggggggggggggggggggggcggaaatgAAAAGATGGCATGGATAACGTACTATTGGTGTTCTTTCATGATTATCACATTACAGAAGAAATCACCATTTCATACATTTCCATTTGATAATTTTCCAATCACCCTGTGATTGTGAATAACATGcttaaaaagcaaacaacaaaacttaGTCAACATTTTTTTTGGCATGCCTTTCAaacctttgtacacacacacacatcagaaaaatGCAGTATCGTTTTGTTCTATTGACAGTTGTCAATGGTTCATCTTTATTTCCATGAGATTCATTCACTTCATGGTTTATATGCTTTCGTCAATGAAGTCAGGTATTTGATAATTTTCCGATTACTGTGAAAAAATATACTGAACATTGCGGGCCTTTCCGACAATGTACACAGGAAAACTCCgtattttgttctgttgttaGTCCATCTTCATTGGTCTGAGATTCACTTCACGTTACTTGTTTCTGTTAGTGAATACATACAAAGATCTCTTGAGACATTGTCAGATTTTGTTCACTGGATGTGATGTGTTTTGTCAAATTATTATTGCACCACAAGGCATTTgctttataataaataataaGCAAAAGTTAAACTCATGAAGGACATTAAAATATTTCCAAAATGAATGCTGCCAAACAatctcaaaaaagcaaaatttaACAGAGGATAAAATTTGAAAACATGGATGCATTTCACTGTCTACGGTTCATCTGAACAATATGCTTGTACTTCCTCAatgaaaacaaatatatacacacatgagtAATGCATATGTCACAAAAAACCGTTTAAATATATGCATGATAATGGAAATCTACACCATTTAAATATATGCATGATAATGGAAATCTACACCAAtcatcttcaacacacacacatatatatacatacagatttCAACCAAATGAGCAGTTGTGTACATGTGCTCTATTTAGAAATTACTGAGTAGAATAAGTTTTTTGTTTGGTAAATAGAAATACTGACAAAAATCAAGTTGCAAGACTGACAGGTTATGGAAGTAAAGGCGTCTTAATATGGTGTCGTTCTGTCACCCTGTCAAagcagattaaaaacaaaatgtaatcatCTTCTGTTCAAATCTCAGCACTTGTAAATTTGACTAGAGTATTTCATGAAGGAAAATAtccttttgtattttttgtcattattgaatatgtattaaaaaagtatatctgttaaaaaaaaaaaggagaaaaaaaggtggggttgggggagaatATATTTGTATATAAACAATGTGGAGCTTAATTTTCAAAGTACTGTATTAATTTATTCAAAAGCATATTGATtagctgtttgttttattttttacttgtCTGAattgctgaaaaacaaaacaaacaaaagaaaacccctTGTTTTAGACAAGTGTTTGGTAATCTGGATGTTTTGCTATCATGATTTAATGTGAGTCGTTTTGTAATCTGGATTATGATACCATGAACACTGAAACAAAGCAAGCAGCATCATTTTCACAAAGTTGTTCTGCTGGTATAGTACCAAGAAAATATGAATGAAGACATCCACTTAACCCACAGAACCCTATGCCCAAATGCTGCACGGGGGCTTTGCAATTCGTTTCATTAAAACGGTATTCACGTTCGTAAATATGCATAAAATGCAAGCAAAGAGAACTAACTTTGACAGTATTTCGAGCGGTGTCCACACTTCAATTTGGAGGAAATAATGGACAATTTTCAGTACGTTTTCTGCATTTTCCCTATCGCTATGGCAGGGAAGCCTGTCCAGGCTATAAACTCCCCAGAGTTGAACAGGTTAAACATCTAAACCTGTTGACATTGCATGAAACATGAGAGGTTTGAACAGGTAAAGCATCTAAACCTGTTGACATTGCATGAAACATGAGGGGTTGAACGGGTTAAGCATCTAAACCTGTTGACATTGCATGAAACATGAGAGGTTTGAACAGGTAAAGCATCTAAACCTGTTGACATTGCATGAAACATGAGGGGTTGAACGGGTTAAGCATCTAAACCTGTTGACACTGCATGAAACATGAGGGATGATGATATCTAGTCAAAACAAAATATAGTCATGTAGCATATTTTGAAGACAATACCAAGAAAAGACTGAAACAAAAGACATTCAACAGAATATAATCATATCCACAGTACAAATGTTTCAGTGACATATGGCCATCTCTGCAACACAATATCAAACATGCAAGGCTGAAATACCAACTTAATCTCCACCGAGATGTCGCAAGCACATGCTTACACAAGGCCACGTTCCGACAGTGTGACATCTTCAAACAAGTATAAATATGATGACTTGGAATCCTATGAGATCATCAAATCAAACTTTGGGGAAGAGTCTGCAGAAAACAACATTCTTGCCAGATACGTTGCCTCAGATTTCTCCAGACTGGCatggttttgtttctctttcaaaTGCATGGAGCAACACTGAAgttaggggtgagggggagctCAGAATGATACAATGAGATCCTTTTGAGCAACTAGCCAATACTGTATCCGTGTGGAATTAAGCAAGGCAGAAAATGAGATTCTGATATGGCAGCTTGGGATGAATGTTATCAGCATCTCAAATGTGTAACATCTGACATTCTAACAATTATACCGAATATGAAATG
The sequence above is a segment of the Babylonia areolata isolate BAREFJ2019XMU chromosome 19, ASM4173473v1, whole genome shotgun sequence genome. Coding sequences within it:
- the LOC143294390 gene encoding neuferricin-like, whose product is MGRLFLLTSLLICALAVFFSLDSFAPIRSQMAENFPNAVKQFFTGLVDFISRKDKLFTKEELSKYTGQSGGPVYLAVLGNVFDVTRGKKHYGPGGGYSFFSGRDGSRAFVSGDFTEQGLTDDVSGFTTAEVLTLEEWEGFYRRDYTYVGKLIGNFYDVNGKSTAALAQYKETLQKALAEKKAEEDLRQIFPPCNSQWSQGGHTHVWCTDRSGGIQRDWVGVPRQFYEPGKAQEKARCVCVRNKGPPSDSQHSDSHKNRGDLDNPNLKAYDGCDVNADSCSYIKSGD